Proteins encoded within one genomic window of Humulus lupulus chromosome 1, drHumLupu1.1, whole genome shotgun sequence:
- the LOC133788695 gene encoding proline-rich protein 4-like: MRIFPCCRGGALLCFWLALALVVSFCYGDDDKTVEVVGNGECADCAQHSFDTKLAYSGLRVTIDCKTPGRQFKTRGSGELDEEGKFKVSLPNEILNKEGKLNEECYAQLHSSSDGPCPAHDGLESSKILSQTIKATTNDNNNDHDKHTFGLAKGKLKFSPITCASAFFWHHFHKKHPLCPPKTSDKPPQKPPLPTPAPKKELPSPVPKKKPDPPKEKGPKKEPCPPKANKPPKKEVPKKEPCPPKPEIKPLPAPTVPVYNKPPVPVYKPKHPFFKHPFYKHPFFKHLPPFPKFPYHPLFPKIPPFFDHPMFGKTPSTQNP, translated from the exons atgcggatttttccttgTTGCCGAGGAGGAGCACTTTTGTGCTTTTGGCTGGCTTTGGCTTTGGTAGTTAGCTTTTGCTATGGTGATGATGACAAGACAGTTGAGGTAGTTGGGAATGGAGAATGTGCCGACTGTGCTCAGCATAGTTTCGACACCAAACTTGCCTATTCAG GTCTTCGAGTGACAATAGACTGTAAAACACCAGGTCGGCAATTCAAAACAAGAGGATCGGGAGAGTTAGACGAAGAAGGAAAGTTCAAAGTGTCACTCCCAAATGAGATCTTAAACAAGGAAGGAAAACTTAATGAAGAATGCTATGCACAACTGCATAGCTCATCAGATGGACCATGTCCTGCCCATGATGGCTTAGAGTCCTCTAAAATACTCTCCCAAACCATCAAAGCCACCAccaatgataataataatgatcatgACAAACACACCTTTGGACTCGCTAAAGGAAAACTCAAGTTCTCACCAATCACATGCGCTTCAGCATTTTTTTGGCACCATTTCCACAAAAAACACCCACTTTGCCCTCCTAAAACCTCTGATAAACCCCCCCAAAAGCCACCACTACCCACACCAGCTCCAAAGAAAGAACTCCCTTCTCCTGTCCCAAAAAAGAAGCCAGACCCACCAAAAGAGAAAGGTCCAAAGAAAGAGCCTTGTCCTCCAAAAGCCAATAAACCTCCTAAGAAAGAGGTCCCCAAGAAGGAGCCTTGTCCTCCCAAGCCAGAAATAAAGCCTCTTCCAGCCCCAACTGTTCCTGTCTATAATAAGCCTCCGGTACCAGTTTACAAGCCGAAACACCCTTTTTTCAAGCACCCTTTTTACAAGCACCCTTTCTTTAAGCATCTCCCACCTTTCCCTAAGTTCCCTTATCACCCTCTTTTCCCTAAGATCCCTCCTTTCTTTGACCATCCCATGTTTGGAAAAACACCCTCCACCCAAAATCCTTAG
- the LOC133788701 gene encoding translocon-associated protein subunit alpha produces the protein MVTMNQIRVFLLALLLVASPFVRVARAQSSSDAEVSETVDESSDLGIVGEDVQDFGDETFNPAPGIDTVSVFPKNSARVVTAGEDTDLLVGVKNDGDSSVNVIAIKASVHLPFDHKMLVQNLTTMTFNNASIPASAQATFPYIFAVSKYLQPGTFDLVGTIIYEIDQHPYQNTFYNGTIEVVEAGGFVSVESVFLVTLGIALLVLLVLWVHGQIQNLSKKTKRAPKVEVGTKTTDASMDEWLQGTAYTQSLSSKSKKKK, from the exons ATGGTGACGATGAACCAAATCAGGGTTTTCCTCCTCGCTCTTCTTCTCGTCGCATCTCCCTTCGTTCGag TTGCCAGGGCTCAATCGAGTTCGGATGCGGAAGTTTCTGAGACTGTAGATGAGAGCAGTGATCTTGGGATTGTTGGTGAGGATGTCCAGGACTTCGGTGATGAAACTTTCAACCCAGCTCCTGGAATTGATACAGTCTCTGTCTTTCCAAAGAACAGCGCACGAG tggtTACAGCAGGAGAAGACACTGACTTACTGGTTGGAGTGAAAAATGATG GGGACTCAAGCGTTAATGTCATTGCAATTAAAGCTAGTGTTCATCTCCCATTTGATCATAAAATGCTGGTTCAAAATTTGACTACAATG ACCTTTAACAATGCGTCAATACCAGCTTCAGCCCAGGCTACTTTCCCATACATATTTGCTGTCAGCAAGTACTTGCAG CCTGGTACTTTTGATCTAGTTGGCACCATTATTTATGAGATAGACCAGCATCCTTATCAGAATACCTTCTACAATGGTACCATTGAAGTTGTTGAGGCTGGTGGATTCGTCAGTGTTGAATCTGTTTTTCTTGTAACTCTTGGAATCGCTCTTCTTGTTCTCCTTGTCTTGTGGGTTCATGGTCAAATACAGAACCTTTCTAAG AAAACCAAGAGAGCTCCCAAGGTGGAAGTTGGGACCAAGACCACTGATGCGTCAATGGACGAGTGGCTTCAG GGAACTGCATATACTCAGTCACTTTCCAGCaaatcaaagaagaagaagtag